In a single window of the Thermus amyloliquefaciens genome:
- a CDS encoding long-chain fatty acid--CoA ligase has translation MKALRPSHEMKRYTLPQLLRLRAEKEGDRVALREKDYGIWNEITYAEYYEKVLLFAHGLLSLGFQPGERLAIIADNIPEWLYAELGAQAVRGISVGVYQSSLPAEIAYMLAYTGASFVLAEDQEQVDKLYEIRNEIPQVRHVIYEDPKGMRGYRDPWLLSFEEVLERGREHRRRHPDAVERLLLEASPEEVCHLSSTSGTTGRPKAAMLRHRNLIHMGVALQEVDPLLPTDDYLSFLPLAWIGEQMMSVAMALTGGFAVNFPEAVETAMQDLKEIGPHVMFSPPRVWESLQSSIWVRMSESYPFNRFVYERLLRIGYRAAEYRMRGRPMPLGLCLSYWLADQVLFKPLRDQLGFLRLRRAYTGGAALGPDVFRFFHAIGVNLKQIYGQTEISGIAFVHRDGDVRHDTVGLPIPGTEVRISEEGEILCRSDAVCAGYWERPEATAEAFRDGWLHTGDAGYLTEDGHLVVIDRLSDVMRTEKGTVFSPQFVENKLKFSPYIKEAVVFGDRKPYLAAFINIDPQTVGKWAEDQGLAYTTYLDLSLKPEVAELIRKEVEKVNRELPEDLRIRRFVLLYKLLDADDEELTRTGKVRRGLVAKRYAPLVEALYAPVEGVEVEAEYRYQDGSVQRVRARVPVLDLREEVVA, from the coding sequence CCCAGCTTCTGCGCCTCCGGGCGGAAAAGGAGGGGGACCGGGTGGCCCTGAGGGAAAAGGACTATGGCATCTGGAACGAGATCACCTACGCCGAGTACTACGAAAAGGTCCTCCTCTTCGCCCACGGCCTCCTCTCCTTAGGGTTCCAGCCCGGGGAGCGTTTGGCCATCATCGCCGACAACATCCCCGAGTGGCTCTACGCCGAGCTCGGGGCCCAGGCGGTCAGGGGGATCAGCGTGGGGGTCTACCAAAGCAGCCTCCCCGCCGAGATCGCCTACATGCTGGCCTACACCGGGGCTAGCTTCGTGCTTGCCGAGGACCAGGAGCAGGTGGACAAGCTCTACGAGATCCGCAACGAGATCCCCCAGGTCCGCCACGTGATCTACGAGGACCCCAAGGGCATGCGGGGCTATCGGGACCCCTGGCTCCTTTCCTTTGAGGAGGTCCTGGAGCGGGGCCGGGAGCACCGGAGGAGGCATCCGGACGCCGTGGAGCGGCTTCTCCTCGAGGCCAGCCCCGAGGAGGTCTGCCACCTCTCCTCCACCTCGGGCACCACGGGCCGCCCCAAGGCGGCCATGCTCCGCCACCGCAACCTCATCCACATGGGGGTGGCCCTGCAGGAGGTGGACCCGCTATTGCCCACGGACGACTACCTTTCCTTCCTCCCCCTGGCCTGGATCGGGGAGCAGATGATGTCCGTGGCCATGGCCCTTACCGGGGGGTTTGCCGTGAACTTCCCCGAGGCGGTGGAAACCGCCATGCAGGACCTGAAGGAGATCGGCCCCCACGTGATGTTCAGCCCGCCCAGGGTCTGGGAGAGCCTCCAAAGCAGCATCTGGGTGCGCATGTCGGAGTCCTACCCTTTCAACCGCTTCGTGTACGAGAGGCTTCTCCGGATAGGCTACCGGGCGGCGGAGTACCGCATGCGGGGGAGGCCCATGCCCTTGGGGCTTTGCCTTTCCTACTGGCTTGCGGACCAGGTGCTCTTCAAGCCCCTTAGGGACCAGCTGGGCTTTTTGCGTCTCCGTCGGGCCTATACCGGGGGCGCCGCCTTGGGGCCCGACGTCTTTCGCTTCTTCCACGCCATCGGGGTGAACCTGAAGCAGATCTACGGCCAGACCGAGATCAGCGGCATCGCCTTCGTCCACCGGGATGGGGACGTGCGCCACGACACCGTGGGCCTCCCCATTCCCGGAACCGAGGTGCGCATCAGCGAGGAGGGGGAGATCCTCTGCCGCTCCGATGCGGTCTGCGCCGGGTACTGGGAGCGCCCCGAGGCCACGGCGGAGGCTTTCCGCGACGGCTGGCTTCACACCGGGGATGCCGGCTACCTCACGGAGGACGGGCACCTGGTGGTGATCGACCGGCTTTCCGACGTGATGCGCACGGAGAAGGGCACGGTTTTCAGCCCCCAGTTCGTGGAGAACAAGCTGAAGTTCTCCCCCTACATCAAGGAGGCGGTGGTCTTCGGGGACCGCAAGCCGTACCTGGCGGCCTTCATCAACATCGACCCCCAGACGGTGGGCAAGTGGGCGGAGGACCAGGGGCTCGCGTATACCACCTACCTGGACCTTTCCCTGAAGCCTGAGGTGGCCGAGCTCATCCGCAAGGAGGTGGAGAAGGTGAACCGCGAGCTGCCCGAGGACCTCAGGATCCGGCGCTTTGTCCTCCTCTACAAGCTCCTGGACGCCGACGACGAGGAGCTCACCCGCACGGGCAAGGTGCGCCGGGGCCTCGTGGCCAAGAGGTACGCACCCTTGGTGGAGGCCCTGTATGCCCCGGTGGAAGGCGTGGAGGTGGAGGCTGAGTACCGTTACCAGGATGGAAGCGTTCAGCGGGTGCGGGCCCGGGTGCCGGTTTTGGACCTGCGGGAGGAGGTGGTGGCGTGA
- a CDS encoding branched-chain amino acid ABC transporter permease, whose amino-acid sequence MSFFLQLLFSGIVLGLVYALAALGFVLIYKASRVVNFAQGQFIAIGAFLAYWAMVSLGAPFLLAAALALALTALLGFGVERVFLKRMVGQPIISVIMATIGLASLLDGLIHLTPYGAGNFSYPSFLPAGGVALLGVQISYAQLLAVAFTLVFLLAFTWFFQRSTLGVAMRSVADDQMAAMSLGVSVERVFALAWAAAGLTAAAAGMVVGTISGLNLDGLVHIGLRVFPVVILGGLDSIPGAVVAGILIGVLENLAAGFLDPLIPGGGTRDVFPFLVLLLVLWFKPHGLFGTEEIERV is encoded by the coding sequence GTGAGTTTCTTCTTGCAGCTCCTTTTCTCCGGGATTGTCCTGGGCTTGGTCTACGCCCTGGCGGCCTTGGGCTTCGTCCTCATCTACAAGGCCAGCCGGGTGGTGAACTTCGCCCAAGGGCAGTTCATCGCCATAGGGGCCTTTCTGGCCTACTGGGCCATGGTGTCCTTGGGGGCGCCCTTCCTCCTTGCCGCAGCCTTGGCCTTGGCCCTGACCGCCCTGCTGGGTTTTGGGGTGGAGCGGGTCTTTCTCAAGCGCATGGTGGGTCAGCCCATCATCTCGGTCATCATGGCCACCATCGGCCTGGCCTCCTTGTTGGATGGCCTCATCCACCTCACCCCCTATGGGGCGGGGAACTTTAGCTACCCCAGCTTCCTTCCCGCAGGGGGGGTGGCCCTTCTTGGGGTGCAGATCTCCTATGCCCAGCTTTTGGCCGTGGCCTTTACCCTGGTGTTTCTCCTGGCCTTCACCTGGTTTTTCCAGCGTTCCACCCTGGGTGTGGCCATGCGGAGCGTGGCCGACGACCAGATGGCGGCCATGAGCCTGGGCGTTTCCGTGGAGAGGGTGTTCGCCCTGGCCTGGGCGGCGGCGGGGCTCACGGCGGCGGCCGCGGGGATGGTGGTGGGCACCATCTCCGGCCTCAACCTGGACGGCCTGGTGCACATCGGCTTGCGGGTTTTCCCCGTGGTGATCCTGGGGGGATTGGATTCCATCCCGGGGGCGGTGGTGGCGGGCATCCTCATCGGGGTTTTGGAGAACCTGGCGGCGGGGTTCCTGGACCCCCTCATCCCCGGCGGGGGCACCCGGGATGTCTTCCCCTTCCTGGTGCTCCTTCTGGTCCTTTGGTTCAAGCCCCATGGCCTTTTTGGCACGGAGGAGATTGAGCGCGTATGA
- a CDS encoding branched-chain amino acid ABC transporter permease, giving the protein MRNPWAQTGNYRTSYRQDTSIFATHRELVSLLLFLGVLLVLPQFLSRTQVFILDLILVYSVAVLGLNITTGYAGLINIGQAAFMGVGAYTAALLAPQGLPFWLVVPVGGLVAAFFGFLVGIPSLRVKHLYLALATLAFQVVFEWAVGHTPLLKQGGAMDIPRASLLGYEAGFRNHFHFWYYASLTVLVLLAVFFRNLLRTRYGRALVAVRDNDRAADAMGMDPGRTKLFAFALGAFYAGVAGVLYAYLSRAVVIEDYTFAVSIKLLAMAIVGGLGTLVGSFLGPAFLELLDVNMEALSNLIKALGFSVAGVDVASALRPLAFGLIIVLFLMFEPRGLYNWWRLVRSYFRTWPFKY; this is encoded by the coding sequence ATGAGAAACCCTTGGGCCCAGACCGGAAACTACCGCACCTCTTACCGGCAGGACACCAGCATCTTCGCCACCCACCGGGAGCTGGTTTCCCTCCTCCTTTTCCTAGGCGTGCTCTTGGTGTTGCCGCAGTTCCTCTCCCGCACCCAGGTCTTCATCCTGGACCTGATCCTGGTTTACAGCGTGGCGGTTTTGGGCCTTAACATCACCACCGGCTACGCGGGCCTCATCAACATCGGCCAGGCGGCCTTCATGGGGGTGGGGGCGTACACCGCGGCCCTTTTGGCTCCCCAGGGGCTTCCCTTTTGGCTGGTGGTTCCCGTGGGCGGGTTGGTGGCGGCCTTCTTCGGTTTCCTGGTGGGGATTCCCAGTCTGCGGGTAAAACACCTGTACTTGGCCCTGGCCACCTTGGCCTTCCAGGTGGTGTTTGAGTGGGCCGTGGGCCACACGCCCCTTCTCAAACAGGGGGGGGCCATGGACATCCCCCGGGCGAGCCTTTTGGGCTACGAGGCGGGCTTTCGCAACCACTTCCACTTCTGGTACTACGCTTCCCTGACCGTTTTGGTCCTCCTTGCGGTCTTCTTCCGCAACCTCCTGCGCACCCGCTACGGCAGGGCCCTGGTGGCGGTGAGGGACAACGACCGGGCGGCGGACGCCATGGGCATGGACCCGGGGCGCACCAAGCTCTTCGCCTTTGCCCTGGGGGCCTTCTACGCGGGGGTGGCGGGGGTGCTTTACGCCTACCTTTCCCGGGCGGTGGTCATCGAGGACTACACCTTTGCGGTTTCCATCAAGCTTTTGGCCATGGCCATCGTGGGGGGGTTGGGTACCCTGGTGGGGAGTTTCCTGGGGCCGGCTTTTCTGGAGCTTCTGGACGTGAACATGGAGGCGCTTTCCAACCTCATCAAGGCCCTGGGGTTCAGCGTGGCGGGGGTGGATGTGGCCAGCGCCCTAAGGCCCTTGGCCTTTGGCCTGATCATTGTGCTTTTCCTTATGTTTGAACCCCGGGGGCTTTACAACTGGTGGCGCTTGGTGCGAAGCTACTTCCGCACCTGGCCCTTCAAGTACTAG